The Lepus europaeus isolate LE1 chromosome 21, mLepTim1.pri, whole genome shotgun sequence genome has a window encoding:
- the LOC133750995 gene encoding olfactory receptor 2AE1, with protein sequence MWQRNQTSLADFILEGLFDDSLTHFFLFSLTMGVFFIAVSGNTLTILLICVDPRLHTPMYFLLSQLSLMDLMHVSTTIPKMAANYLSGKKSISFVGCAIQHFLYLSLGGAECLLLALMSYDRYVAICHPLRYSVLMNRTVGLMMAVISWLGASMNSLIHTMILMYSPFCGPRKIHHFYCEFPAVVKLVCGDITVYETTAYISTVLLLLLPIFLVSTSYIFILHSVFQMRSAGSKRNAFATCSSHFTVVSLWFGACIFSYMRPRSQRTPLQDKVGSMFYSIITPTLNPLIYTLRNKDVAKALRRVLKRDVPIQ encoded by the coding sequence ATGTGGCAGAGGAATCAGACCTCCCTGGCAGACTTCATCCTTGAAGGACTCTTTGATGACTCCCTCacccacttttttcttttctccttgacCATGGGGGTCTTCTTCATTGCAGTGAGTGGCAACACCCTAACCATTCTCCTCATCTGTGTGGATCCCCGGCTTCATACACCAATGTACTTCCTGCTCAGTCAGCTCTCCCTCATGGACTTGATGCATGTCTCCACAACcatccccaagatggctgccaactACCTATCTGGCAAGAAGTCCATCTCCTTTGTGGGCTGTGCAATCCAGCACTTCCTCTATTTGTCGCTAGGTGGTGCTGAATGTCTTCTCCTAGCTCTCATGTCCTATGACCGCTATGTTGCCATCTGTCACCCCCTACGTTATTCTGTGCTCATGAACAGAACGGTGGGACTGATGATGGCTGTCATATCATGGCTGGGGGCAAGCATGAACTCCCTAATCCACACAATGATTTTGATGTACTCCCCTTTCTGTGGGCCTCGGAAGATCCACCACTTCTACTGTGAGTTTCCAGCTGTTGTGAAGTTGGTCTGTGGTGATATCACTGTTTATGAGACCACAGCGTATATTAGCACCgtcctgcttctcctcctccccatctTCCTGGTTTCCACATCCTACATCTTCATCCTCCACAGTGTCTTTCAGATGCGTTCAGCTGGAAGTAAGAGAAATGCCTTTGCCACTTGTAGCTCTCACTTCACCGTGGTTTCCCTGTGGTTTGGGGCCTGCATCTTTTCATACATGAGGCCCAGATCCCAGCGCACTCCATTGCAAGACAAAGTTGGATCTATGTTCTATAGCATCATCACTCCCACACTGAATCCTCTGATTTATACTCTTCGGAATAAGGATGTAGCCAAGGCTCTGAGGAGAGTACTGAAGAGAGATGTTCCCATCCAGTAA